TATAGTTTTGTCATCTAGGTCAAATTAGCAATTGACAGAATCGAATACCAGCTCGACTCACTGTAAAATAGCAggtattttaaaactttggtTCTTAACGACATGGTGCATGACTAGTCTATGGAATAATCGCAAGTACTATCTTGTGAAGGATTCTAGTTAAAATTTCTAGCATCTTAGTTTGGTAGCtataatttaagttttgaacCATGATTGAAACCTCAAAAACATGTAAGATAACCACTTGCACTTTGGACTAGTAAATCAACCAATGATGATGATATTAGTgatgcaaaaaaataaaataaattaattaaattaaagaatcGACCAGTCCATTTAACTATGCTTACTGATATAACAAACTAATCCATATAATATGATGGCAATTGCAGACAGAGGCCACACCGCTCAATGACATGAACAGAAAGGAATATGGTATTCCAATATAAGGTGGTACCAAAAATAGTAATCGGATTGAGGTTCATATCTGCCTCAAGTTAGCAGTATATCCCACAGAAAATCAAAAAAGATCATATGAATGCatggttggtttttttaatagaaacaactgctttcattgagaaaaaaaatgaaagaatagaagggaaacaaaaaagaagaaaaaaaaaaacaagcttGGAAAACCACTTTAAAGAAGGGGTTTCCAACAAAGTAAGATACTATTGGAGGATAAGTACTTATAGTCTTTGGAACAGAAACCCAAAAAGAAACATGGAACCAACTAAGGACCAATCATCACCACGGTTCCTCTTCATACCTCTAAAACTCTTTGTTATTCCTCTTCCCCCAAATATCCCACAAAAGAATAACCATGGTGAATCTATGATCATGCTAAAAAAAGTTAACCTATTCATACAAAAACCTAGCACTGTGATTTTTGTTACTTGGTGCTAGATTCACTGATTTaggtataaaaataaagtcaaTTTCTAGCACAATCCATTTACCTTCGAgataaatgaaagtaaaattaagagaactaataatgaaaacaaatttaaacaagCAGCAGGTACCAACGCCTAAACCAAAAGTGGGGAAAAAGGGGAGTAATTTAGCAAGTCATTAAAAGGGTAAATATCTCTTTTGGTCCTTGACGTTTGGGTGTGATGGAATGTGTTTGTAGTATTatgtaattcaaaattcatgTTGGCATTGAGTATTTAggttttgatttaaaatacaaaactcgtttctttttaaaaagaaaagaacactCATGAAATTCAAGAACTCATATGAAGCTATGAAATAGTGCAACAAACATCTGAAACAGAAAACCTAGAGATTCAAGACTTGAGTGTGTGTGAAGGAGTGGTAAGAAAACACGTTGAGATCTAACACTCAAGGGTGAAGGATGTTGTGGCCAGCaaagatgaatttaaattgaaagagaaaatgtaAACTCAAAATCGGACAATGTGTGACAAAATTGCAAgcaagaaacaagaagatgTGATGATGCAAAACCCTATTTGCAGTCCATGGAGTTATGCAAAACCCTATTTACATACTAAAGGCTCATTGAATGGCCATTAACCCCAACAACAAAGAAGCTTAGTTTTATATTTCCTAATTGTTTGTAACTAAAGTTGCTTTCTTCCATATAGAGACATGACATTCTTGTGTTATTCATTACTAGGCTGATAGGCCCGAGTTATGAGAGTTTATTCTCGTAGGCATAAGAAGAGAGGTGCAGTTACGTGAGAGAGAATGTAGTGTGCGTGTAGGTCCCAAAGAAAGTTGTTTGTTCAAGGGACTTGGGTTGCTGagtatatatagatatatattgattGGCTAGGTAGCATCTTACTTACATAGAAACTTCTTCTTTAGAGGGGTTTTTTTGTAGGTTTGGTTTTTTGTATGCCCTAGACCctagtattctttttttttttttcaatgaagcAGTCGTTTCCATAATATATACAGTTTGGCTGAGTGGGTGAGGTAGGTTTTCGTTAATATCTTGTATTTGGGTTCTCTTAAGAGAATTGGGAGAGAGTGGAGCACTTAATTCCTTCCCAAGTTCTtgttgattaataaaattgattccaAGGCCTAACACAAGCATCCATTAAGATGCCACATAACCCAAAAATCAGTTCTGCTTATCACAGTCTTGTGTTAATCTTAGAAACCCGTGATGTTGTTTAAGTGGCTTTTTACAAATTCAAATCTTCACAAATCATAGGTAAGCTGTATCCCCGTTCTTCAACAATATAAAGGTGCCctgttttattttaacaagTAAGTATCTATATGTTCAATTTACCAAAAACATATCCCACTATTCTGTCCTGTTCTTTTGGAATAAAACAAACGCAGAACTCAATGCTGTTATTGTAAGTGTAAATAGATGCAATCTTCATAGAAAAGATCTATGTTCAGTAACATAAACACACTATTATGTGTTAGCAGAAATGCCTATACTGATTGATGTCCCCGAAGGAATGCCTAAACTGATTATGACTTTCTTCCCTAATCGATCACTATCACCTAAAGCGACAGAAATCCAAGTAGCCGAGAATTCAAATCTCTCCAGAAATTTTGTCAATCAACAAATTACATATAAAACGAGATCTAAACCACATCTCACTAAACCCCCTTCGAATGCGATGTCAAAAGCAAGAACCCTGGTCGAATTAGACAACAGAAGCTCAAAGGAACGAGGAACCAAAAATCTAATCCCGGTTCGGGCAATCAATCTAACCTATACATGAACGATTgggagaaaaacaaaacagaagcAATATAGAGTTAAGGGAAATGGAAGGTGTTACCTCCTTGAAATGGTGAAGGCACTCGAGGTAATCTTCACGGAGTAGAGAACAGTCCTTTGGTTCTCGGCAGCGGGACATACAATCGCTAAAATCAATCCAGAAATCGTAGCATCGGCCCTTGTTTCCGGTGATTCCCCACCCTGACGCCATACTTCTGAATCTCTTGAGGTTAGCACTGAATCGGAGTCTCCTTGTGTCTGTTTGATGTGGTTCGAACCGCCAAGGCAGAGTGGAAGTTCCCAAAATCTGATGGATTCTTGGTTTCGGGTTTTGAGTGCAACTATACAATTTAGTAGCaaactttagtttttattttgaaaactaacatatttttttctaattcgtaaaattgtttttctcgatcaatatttcctaaaatgaaattatctACTTGTTGAGTTTTTTACGGGCATTATGATAAACAATAGGATTTCTCGTACACAGCTATATACAAGTAGCAGTTAGTTGAACTTATGTTGGCAACTAGTCTACATTTGTCTATGTGAacatagttaaattaaatgaaaaaccGAAGAGAGATCAAAACTTTTTATTCCAAAACTTTATCCATGAATTTTCTctatcatattatttttcttgttttgttgttcatgtgtcatttgttattaattcataaaactGTTTTCCTTTGTCGATCTCCAACGATATTTCCTAAAATAAGATTATCcatttattttgagtttttacaGGCATTATGATAAACAATAGGATCTCTTTGCCCAGCTAGTGCTACATACAGATGTCAGTTGAACTGAACTTATGTTGACAACTAGTCTACATTTTTCCTACGTAAACATAGCAACTAGTTGAACGGAACAATATGACCTCTTGTGCACAGCTACATACAGATACCAGTTGAACTGAACTTATGTTGACAACCAGTCAACATTTTTGCTACCTAAACATAGttaaattgaatgaaaaatcgAAGAGAGATCAAAactttttgttcaaaaattttatccatgaattttcttatcatatatattttttcttgttatgtTGTTCATGTGTCGTCTgtcattagtttttttaatagaatcTCCTCCTCAATCTTAGCCCTTAATGGAgcgttaattttttttttcaacaattcaACCTTTGATTCCtccaaaatttgagaattatatttttttaaaaaaacaaatatatatttctcatcattttttggtacaaatggtatttttttctttttttgttccaCCGTTCTATTACTTATCTACTTTTTCACAAATTTCTAACACTCCTTTGATACGTGGattcatttaatatataactATTGCACTTAAACAGTAGacaaaatacaattatttatataataaaatacccTACAATATTTTAACCGTCGTAAAACATATGAGCTAAACATgcacataaaaaatatagactAAAATTGGATGTTGGAGTTGATTGCAAGGAGGTGGTTGTCAAAGTCGAAAATTGGGTATTGGAGTTGTCATTGGAGCTAGATATTAGTGTCAGTAGTTGATCATAAGAGTTTGTTGCATTGTAGTAGTTTCTTGCACGAAGGTGGTTGTCAGAGTGATTGTTGGAGCATGAAATTGGTCATTGAGGTTACCATTTTGAGTGATTGTCTAGCCCAATATTGATTGTTGGAGTTATCGTTCAACGCCTGAAGTTGGTCACCAGTGTCGAGTATACAAAAGTAGTCATTGGAGTTGATTCATAGAGTGTGGCAACGATACTTGTTGACAAGGTCCGATGAATGGagcatttaaaatattggaaTGAGGAGAAATTATAGTGTTGGTAAAATATACCATACCAACTCAAGTCTACCAACATTTTAAATCGACAAGTGAAACAACGAGTAGGTAGTATGTTATACCTACTTTTTATCATTAACGTTtagcttttagttttttatttttaaaaattaagcttaaaaattcatttaactccattttttttatatgttaccTAGTTTTTACCAATGTAGAAAACCACGctagatttttaaaacaaacaaaaaaaattgttcttaaaaaactgttttttatttgaaatttgacaaGTTAAAATCATGGTTGGGTGAAAATaaacttaacttttaaaaacaaaatgatggaACGAtaactaatttgtttttagtttttaaaatttttagaaaaataacttatttggTATCCAAtcgagttttcaaaatttttcatgTTTGATAAGTACTTTATTGGTTCTTCATAATTGTTCTACTATGTAACACTATATGATGATGTGGCCCAATGGTGATCTGCTACCATTGCAATCGattcaaaaagttaaaaacaacACATGTGTTATAAAATACggtattaaatttgtttttaatgttAACTTGAGTTTTTGGATTTGTTGATGATTTCATATGTTACTGGAATAGACGGTGTATGAAATTcttttcataaacttttataatGTCATTATCCCAAACTTGCACAAACATCTTTCGAATTTATAGAAAATCAATACGTTCGATTGATAATACCTCAACTCAAAATAttgacaagaagaaaaaatatatacaactaAACATGAACTtctcaaaaatagtaaaagctACAAGGTTAACAACAATGGAGTAAGCCACACTAACATAGTCACGAAAGtacaatatttagaaaacatctacttttctaaaatagaaaaatagtgaTCGTTaatgtataatttttatttttcaagaactaaaaacatagaaataaattaaaaacacacacaaatatatatatatatatatatatatattacatttattatattagtgattataaattatttatgatataatgaaaataacgAATTGTCCTTCTTGTTGATATTGAAGctatgaaaacataaaaaatatcgaTAGAAATAGAGACTTATTTGATGTTATCCAAAATTTACCCggataaattacaaaaaccatttataaaattgaatggtaattacaattatactcttaaactttcagtcattttaaatcttaaattttacataataaaagtataaattgtcatatagatttgagggtttaattttatcatccatgagtttaatttctaaaattattatgaacTTGAGAGTacaaattaactaatttataaatttaaattttttaaaaatagaaaaatttgacGAATTATTTACCGTGTATAcgacaaaataattttgaatatttataatttatggCTTTTTGGAATGtgacttttatttaaaaaataaaataataataatagaaaaaaggaaaacggAATATGGGTCCACGTAGTGTGCGAAATCCTTGCGGACGAAGTTTACCGTACAAAAAAGCAATTTCTATAGCATTTTCTGCCCTTTAAAAAGCTTCAATACATTTCCAAATTTACCCCTTCCTTTGGGTCAAATTACCCAAGACTAACTATGACCGTCGTGTCAACATATACAAAGCCCGCGTTCTTCCTCCTCCCCTCCTCCACGATCACTCTTCTCTCTACTCGAGCTAAGCTACGGACACCACAGGATTCCATTCTGAGATACAACAAACTCTAAAAGCTACGCCTTAATggcttcctcttcttcttcttcttcctcctcctcctcctcgcCCTCTCCCCTCGTTTTCTCGGCTTTACCGGTCATGTCGCTGAGGGAGAGAATCGTAGAGAAAATCCGTCAGAATCGCGTCACGCTTATCG
This is a stretch of genomic DNA from Cucumis sativus cultivar 9930 chromosome 4, Cucumber_9930_V3, whole genome shotgun sequence. It encodes these proteins:
- the LOC101206963 gene encoding NADH dehydrogenase [ubiquinone] iron-sulfur protein 5-B, translated to MASGWGITGNKGRCYDFWIDFSDCMSRCREPKDCSLLREDYLECLHHFKEFQRRNRVYKEEQRKLRAAEREAKEGKHVDAAHA